The nucleotide sequence CACTTCAATAATTTGATTATTTATCTCAATAAATTCAGTTGCTAACGCTTGAACTTCTTCATGATTAATTTGTTCGCCCGTAAATGGTGAATTCGGGTTGTCGTCAGCAAAAAGTTGCCATAAGCAATCATCAAATTGTAATATTTCTCCGCCAACTGCTGCATATTCTTCCACAAACTCTGTATACGCTTTTGCTAACGCTTGTTTTAAATCATCTTTTGTTTTATAAAATGCATCTGGTCCAAAATTATTCGAAAAAGATAACTCACCTAAAATATGGGAAGGTGACGGGATACATAGTTTTGTCTGGTGATCGCCGGCACTTTTCTTCAGTTTTTTATAGATTTCGATAAAGTGATGGTTTTTCCCGCTTAGTTCACCCGTAATGCGTAAACCGATGTCTTTGCGTGTTTCGTAGTGGGAATTGCCATCGAAGTCTTTAAAGAAATAACCATGATCTGCGATATAGCGATCGAAACCTTCAATACCCCAGGCAAAGTCTAAATGCCATAATGATTTCGAATGCTCGCCATCTGTCACAACCGTAATGTTATGTTCGATTTCTTTTTTTACAATGTCTTGAATAGAAGCAAGTTCAACTTGTTCATAGCCTTCAAAATCTTTATAAAAAGGGTATGTAATATCATCACGTTGTTCAATTTGTTTTTTATAATTTAATAATTCATTCTGTCTTAATAGACTGCCTACTATTTGAAATTTTTCACACATTTTCATTTCCTCCTTGGTCATACAACTTTTTAAGTTGGGTTAATCATACCATCGTGGAGGGTGGTATTTGAAACACGTAAAAAATATCAATCGGTATAGTTAAAAACTATAGCGGGAAGATACTTTTAATTCATCTTTGATCGTTTCTTTTAAATAATTGATATAGATTTCAGCGAGTTTACTAGTAGTCACATGTTTATGGACGATATATCCTACTGTCATTGTTTCATCGACTTCCAGAGGCAGGGAGCATATATTTTTATTCAATTCCTGACTAATGACTCCTGTTGAAATGGTATAGCCATTAAGTCCGATCAATAAATTGAAAAGTGTGGCACGGTCACTAACCTTAATATTTTTGGGGCGTGAAATGGTACTTAATATTTCCTCTGAAAAGTAAAAGGAATTAAATTCGCCCTGTTCAAAAGATAAGTACGGGTAGGCATGTAAATCCTCCAACGTAACAGATTTTTGCTGTGCCAGCGGATGTCCTATATGGATAAATACATGTGGTTTCGCTTCAAATAATGGATAGAACTCTAAATTGGCTTCCCTTAAAAATTTCCGAATGACCTTTTCGTTAAAATTGTTTAAATATAAAACACCGACTTCACTTTGTAAATTTTTTACGTTTTCTATAATCTCATACGTTCTCGTCTCACGAAGCGTAAATTCATATTCATCGCGGTCATAATTTTCAAAGA is from Solibacillus isronensis and encodes:
- a CDS encoding LysR family transcriptional regulator — translated: MTLQQLKYVIEVAKNQSISKAAQNLFISQPSLSNALKELEQELGITIFLRTSKGITITAEGTEFLGYARQVVEQAELLEKRYANVQPSQQHFSVSSQHYAFVVSAFVRLFENYDRDEYEFTLRETRTYEIIENVKNLQSEVGVLYLNNFNEKVIRKFLREANLEFYPLFEAKPHVFIHIGHPLAQQKSVTLEDLHAYPYLSFEQGEFNSFYFSEEILSTISRPKNIKVSDRATLFNLLIGLNGYTISTGVISQELNKNICSLPLEVDETMTVGYIVHKHVTTSKLAEIYINYLKETIKDELKVSSRYSF
- a CDS encoding cobalamin-independent methionine synthase II family protein — protein: MCEKFQIVGSLLRQNELLNYKKQIEQRDDITYPFYKDFEGYEQVELASIQDIVKKEIEHNITVVTDGEHSKSLWHLDFAWGIEGFDRYIADHGYFFKDFDGNSHYETRKDIGLRITGELSGKNHHFIEIYKKLKKSAGDHQTKLCIPSPSHILGELSFSNNFGPDAFYKTKDDLKQALAKAYTEFVEEYAAVGGEILQFDDCLWQLFADDNPNSPFTGEQINHEEVQALATEFIEINNQIIEVGHRLGLKMWTHNCRGNYDSRNMGGGSYVKIANLFLKQLNYDRFFLEWDDDRAGSIEALAVFKDKPNVEIVLGLLSSKTNTLDNEDRIIKMLDEASKIIDKDRLFISHQCGFASCDGGNELTEAEQWAKIQQGQQLALQYWS